The DNA segment TCGTCGAGGACGTGCTCTACGCGTACAACAGCACGGCCGGCAACTTCGGCGCCGACCAGGCCGGCTCGGCGTGGAACATCTTCCTGGTCCGCAGCCTGACCGGGCTGGTCGGGCACGTGCTGTTCAGCGCGGTCTTCTGCTCCGGCATCATGTGGCTGCTCGGCCGGGGGCCCCGCCCGCACCGGCTGCGCGGCCTGCTGCTGATGATCGCCGCGATGATCGCGCACGGGCTCTGGGACGACGTCGCCGCGCTCGGCTACTCCGCGCTGGGTGGCGTCGGGGTGGTCCTGCTGATGGTCGTGGTGCTGCCGGTCGCCGACCTGCTGCTGCTCGGGGTGGCGTTCCGGCTCGCGGTGCCGCAGGAACAGGCGTGGCTGCGCGACATCCTCGCCCCGGAGACCGAGTCCGGGCTGCTCACCGACGCCGAGGTGACGGCGGCGGCCGGCGGCTGGCGGGCCCGGCGGCGGTATAGGCACTCGCAGCACGGCCATCACGAGCGGCAGCGGGCCAGGCACGTCCTCGCGGCCGCGAACGACCTGGCCCAGGAGATCGCGGCGGCTCGGGGGCACGACAGCGAGGGCGTGGAGCACGCCCGCAGCGAGATCACCCGGCTGCGGGCGTCCTCTCAGGCGAGCACGAAGGTGTAACCCTTCGCCTTCAGCTTCTTGATGGTCTTGTCGAGGGCGGCAACCGTCTGAGTGCGGTTGCCGCCGCCGTCGTGCATCAGGATCACGCCACCGGGCCGCGTGTTGTTCACCGCCCGGCTGACGATCACCCTGGTGCCCGGCCGCGACCAGTCCCGGGTGTCGACGGTCCAGCCCAGAATGCGCAGATCCTGGTTCCGGACGACCTTGCGGACACGAGAATTGCTCGATCCGTACGGGAATCGGAACACCTTCGGGCTCCGGCCCGTGACCTCACGGATCCTGCCCTGGGTGTAGACGATCTGCGAGCGGGCGGCGCTGTTCGACAGCGTCGTGAAGTCCGGGTGGTTGCGGCTGTGATTACAGAGCCGGTGCCCTTCCTTGACGACCCGCTTCGCGGTCTTCTTGTACGGCCCGACATTGTTCCCCAGCATGCAGAACGTCGCTTTCACGTTGTTCTTCTTGAGGATGTCG comes from the Actinoplanes sp. OR16 genome and includes:
- a CDS encoding PrsW family intramembrane metalloprotease, giving the protein MRSTALEESGWGTPFRLVQPRNLCFWVYALGVAGGLYQLVRYFGPGASAYGTGLGVGVLAFALYTVPWLILLAYHNRYTRLPGDLLLTAFVWGGAAATFWIALPANGAFLSLYGKAFGQAWVSDWGAGLTAPINEEAGKGLALILLIGLAPKLVRSPFDGLIIGAYTGLGFQVVEDVLYAYNSTAGNFGADQAGSAWNIFLVRSLTGLVGHVLFSAVFCSGIMWLLGRGPRPHRLRGLLLMIAAMIAHGLWDDVAALGYSALGGVGVVLLMVVVLPVADLLLLGVAFRLAVPQEQAWLRDILAPETESGLLTDAEVTAAAGGWRARRRYRHSQHGHHERQRARHVLAAANDLAQEIAAARGHDSEGVEHARSEITRLRASSQASTKV
- a CDS encoding polysaccharide deacetylase family protein, with product MIVTMGAPRRHGGASMTRIVDNRRLFARIATAAIAGSLMVAVAPQASYAAPAEQSATQAAVQAQAKRKTVALTFDDGPSKYTPQILDILKKNNVKATFCMLGNNVGPYKKTAKRVVKEGHRLCNHSRNHPDFTTLSNSAARSQIVYTQGRIREVTGRSPKVFRFPYGSSNSRVRKVVRNQDLRILGWTVDTRDWSRPGTRVIVSRAVNNTRPGGVILMHDGGGNRTQTVAALDKTIKKLKAKGYTFVLA